One genomic segment of Hevea brasiliensis isolate MT/VB/25A 57/8 chromosome 3, ASM3005281v1, whole genome shotgun sequence includes these proteins:
- the LOC110633492 gene encoding double-stranded RNA-binding protein 2 — protein sequence MYKNQLQELAQRSCFNLPSYSCIREGPDHAPRFKATVNFNGETFESPAFCSTLRQAEHAAAEVALTTLASRGPSRALAARVLDETGVYKNLLQETAHRAGLKLPVYTTVRSGPGHVPVFSCTVELAGMNFTGEPARTKKQAQKNAAMAAWSALKRLVQPGSSSSSSSSLVENKKGGEEQEQVVIARFLASLQPSELKNSKQSDCHPGQERFIPVCKHLTPPTPSLYPMQCQNWVYPGFSHEMAIYQMWQQEQLLQLQNRLLTLQVPPAPPPGPQILPYMQSILPPDSPLFVPVREQERVPVGPRITIATSGPLLCCSDSVASDPIRGKSTVTIQEMHDEKTEELSECSPSLAPDPPVLSKFKTEARFKETNHEHDKLKNGAMESKVENAQLGENHSEQFEQASHRSMDSGYTHVDFRVQNLCGFDSTNSTSQYPLRLSCRPPPSVAPPVTIRNMEPRPSAAPPVRIRNMGPVCSVPKPQDLAAQVPAQPRMRTGGPSYSARPQPQRMDFGRVHPRSMAPAVRIRSVVPVCSAPPARKMPTTGQEGASTSKEKKDTVPEDVSTTSSELGKLGT from the exons ATGTATAAGAACCAATTGCAAGAGTTGGCTCAAAGAAGCTGCTTCAATTTGCCATCTTATTCTTGTATAAGGGAAGGACCTGATCATGCCCCTCGATTCAAAGCTACTGTCAATTTCAATGGAGAGACTTTTGAAAGTCCTGCCTTTTGCTCTACTCTGAGGCAGGCAGAACATGCGGCTGCTGAGGTAGCACTCACCACACTTGCAAGCAGAGGCCCTTCCAGAGCATTAGCTGCTAGAGTTCTG GATGAAACTGGAGTCTACAAGAATTTGCTTCAAGAGACTGCTCACAGAGCTGGCTTAAAGCTTCCAGTGTATACCACTGTACGTTCAGGACCAGGCCATGTTCCTGTTTTCTCATGCACAGTTGAACTTGCAGGAATGAACTTTACTGGGGAGCCAGCTAGGACCAAGAAACAAGCTCAGAAGAATGCAGCAATGGCTGCATGGTCTGCCCTAAAAAGAT TGGTTCAACCTGGTTCATCTTCCAGTTCATCATCTTCTTTAGTGGAGAATAAAAAAGGAGGTGAAGAGCAAGAACAAGTTGTAATTGCTCGTTTTCTTGCATCTCTACAACCATCAGAATTAAAGAACTCGAAGCAAAGTGATTGCCATCCAGGACAGGAGAGATTTATCCCTGTATGCAAGCACTTGACCCCTCCAACACCAAGCTTATATCCTATGCAGTGCCAAAACTGGGTATATCCTGGCTTTTCCCATGAAATGGCCATATACCAAATGTGGCAGCAAGAACAATTGTTGCAATTGCAAAACCGTTTATTGACGCTTCAAGTTCCACCAGCTCCTCCTCCTGGTCCTCAAATTCTTCCATATATGCAGTCTATACTCCCCCCAGATTCTCCTCTATTTGTTCCTGTGAGAGAGCAAGAACGGGTACCTGTAGGGCCGAGAATTACAATTGCCACATCAGGACCATTATTATGCTGCTCAGATAGTGTGGCCTCTGATCCAATCAGGGGAAAATCTACAGTTACCATTCAGGAGATGCATGACGAGAAGACTGAAGAATTATCTGAGTGCTCTCCATCACTGGCTCCAGATCCCCCTGTTCTCAGCAAATTCAAGACTGAAGCAAGATTTAAGGAAACAAATCATGAGCATGACAAACTGAAAAATGGTGCAATGGAAAGCAAAGTTGAAAATGCTCAACTAGGAGAGAACCATTCTGAGCAATTTGAACAGGCTTCCCACAGAAGCATGGATTCAGGATACACACATGTAGACTTCAGAGTGCAGAACCTATGTGGTTTTGACTCCACCAATTCAACTTCACAGTATCCTCTAAGACTAAGTTGTAGACCACCTCCATCTGTAGCACCTCCTGTAACAATCAGAAATATGGAGCCTAGACCATCTGCAGCACCTCCTGTAAGAATCAGAAATATGGGACCGGTTTGTTCAGTTCCCAAACCACAAGATTTGGCAGCACAAGTTCCAGCTCAACCAAGAATGAGAACCGGAGGTCCTTCGTATTCAGCCAGACCACAGCCTCAAAGAATGGACTTTGGCAGAGTGCATCCCCGTTCCATGGCACCAGCAGTTCGAATAAGATCAGTTGTACCTGTCTGTTCAGCTCCACCAGCAAGGAAAATGCCAACCACTGGGCAAGAGGGAGCATCAACTAGCAAAGAGAAGAAAGATACGGTACCTGAAGATGTCTCGACAACAAGTTCAGAACTAGGCAAGCTTGGAACATGA
- the LOC110633488 gene encoding probable nucleolar protein 5-1: MLVLFETPAGFALFKVLDEGKLAKVEDLWKEFSSADSARKVVKLKAFSKFENTSEALEAATKIIEGTASKGLRKFLRAHCEDETLAVADSKLGNAIKEKLKIECVHNNAVMELMRGVRSQLTELIAGLGAQDLAPMSLGLSHSLSRYKLKFSPDKVDTMIIQAIGLLDDLDKELNTYAMRVREWYGWHFPELAKIVQDNILYAKVVKLMGSRDNAAKLDFSETLPEEVETELKEASLISMGTEVSEVDLMNIRELCDQVLSLAEYRAQLYDYLKSRMNTIAPNLTALVGELVGARLIAHGGSLLNLAKQPGSTVQILGAEKALFRALKTKHSTPKYGLIFHASLVGQAAPKTKGKISRSLAAKAALAIRYDALGDGQDNSLGLENRAKLEARLRNLEGRELSRSAGSAKGKPKIEVYDKDRKKGAGGLITPAKTYNPSADAVLRQTPNSTAGNGEEEVPKKRKKEVEPSLTGEVAEEAPVTGEQKKEKKKKKKKTDEEETAVPNDGNDTTEQEGGGKAKKDKKKKKHKAQSNEVQNESENADAGEKKKKKRKHAEQDEEPEMPSKKKEKKKRKSDD; this comes from the exons ATGCTTGTGTTGTTTGAGACGCCAGCGGGCTTTGCCCTCTTCAAAGTTTTGGATGAAGGGAAGCTAGCTAAAGTTGAG GACTTATGGAAAGAGTTTTCCTCCGCAGACTCAGCAAGAaag GTGGTCAAGTTGAAAGCATTTTCCAAGTTTGAGAATACATCAGAGGCTTTGGAAGCAGCAACAAAAATAATTGAAGGCACAGCTAGTAAAGGTCTCCGCAAGTTTCTGCGTGCTCATTGTGAGGATGAAACCTTAGCTGTGGCTGATTCAAAGCTTGGAAATGCAATCAAGGAAAAACTG AAAATAGAATGTGTTCACAACAACGCTGTCATGGAATTGATGAGGGGTGTTAGGAGTCAGTTGACTGAACTCATAGCTGGTTTAGGTGCACAAGATTTGGCACCAATGAGCTTGGGTTTATCTCACAGTCTGTCTAGGTACAAACTGAAGTTTAGTCCCGACAAG gttgaTACAATGATCATTCAAGCTATTGGTTTACTTGATGATCTGGATAAAGAGCTCAACACATATGCAATGAGAGTTAGAGAATGGTATGGTTGGCATTTTCCTGAACTTGCAAAGATTGTACAAGACAACATCCTTTATGCCAAAGTGGTGAAATTAATGGGTAGCCGTGATAATGCTGCGAAGCTTGATTTCTCTGag ACACTACCAGAAGAAGTTGAGACAGAATTGAAAGAAGCATCTTTGATATCCATGGGAACTGAAGTTAGTGAAGTTGATTTGATGAATATTAGAGAACTCTGTGATCAGGTTTTATCTCTAGCTGAATATAGAGCACAGCTGTACGATTATTTAAAAAGCAGGATGAACACCATTGCACCCAATTTGACTGCCCTTGTTGGAGAGCTTGTTGGAGCTCGCCTCATCGCTCATGGGGGTAGCTTATTGAATCTGGCAAAGCAGCCTGGGAGCACAGTTCAGATTCTTGGGGCAGAAAAGGCTCTTTTCAGAGCTCTAAAGACGAAGCATTCAACTCCCAAATACGGGTTAATTTTCCATGCATCCTTGGTTGGTCAGGCAGCACCTAAGACAAAGGGGAAAATTTCCAGATCGCTAGCTGCTAAAGCAGCACTGGCAATTCGATATGATGCTCTTGGAGATGGGCAAGATAACTCTCTGGGACTGGAAAACCGAGCCAAG CTTGAAGCACGGTTAAGGAATCTTGAAGGTAGAGAATTGAGTCGTTCTGCTGGATCTGCTAAAGGCAAACCAAAGATAGAAGTTTATGACAAGGATCGAAAGAAGGGAGCTGGAGGATTGATTACTCCTGCCAAG ACTTATAATCCTTCTGCAGATGCTGTTCTCAGGCAAACACCAAACTCCACTGCTGGCAATGGGGAAGAAGAAGTCCCaaagaagagaaaaaaagagGTAGAACCTTCTCTTACTGGGGAAGTAGCAGAAGAGGCTCCAGTTACTGGTGAGcagaagaaagagaagaagaagaaaaagaaaaaaactgATGAAGAGGAAACTGCTGTGCCAAATGATGGAAATGACACTACTGAGCAGGAAGGCGGAGGGAAAGCAAAGAAagataagaagaaaaaaaagCATAAAGCACAAAGCAATGAAGTGCAAAATGAGTCCGAAAATGCTGATGcaggagaaaagaagaaaaagaagcgaAAGCATGCTGAGCAAGATGAAGAACCTGAaatgccaagcaagaagaaagagaaaaaaaagagaaaaagcgaTGAttaa